From the genome of Clarias gariepinus isolate MV-2021 ecotype Netherlands chromosome 28, CGAR_prim_01v2, whole genome shotgun sequence, one region includes:
- the tmem222b gene encoding transmembrane protein 222, giving the protein MADVAEIESVKNYQIASERIDLSSSRYPYCIVWTPIPVLSWLFPFIGHMGICTSAGVIRDFAGPYFVSEDNMAFGRPTKYWMLDVSKVYASGSNAWDTAVHDASEEYKHRMHNLCCDNCHSHVAMALNLMRYDNSTSWNMVNLCLLSLINAKHVSCAAFLKTWLPFLILCSIIAFLALYMNLR; this is encoded by the exons ATGGCGGATGTTGCTGAGATAGAGTCGGTGAAGAATTATCAGATCGCGAGTGAGAGGATCGACCTGAGCTCCAGCCGGTATCCGTACTGCATCGTGTGGACTCCCATCCCCGTGCTGTC ATGGCTCTTCCCGTTCATCGGACACATGGGGATCTGCACATCGGCAGGCGTGATCCGCGACTTCGCTGGGCCTTACTTCGTATCG GAAGACAACATGGCGTTTGGACGACCGACAAA GTACTGGATGCTGGATGTGAGTAAAGTGTACGCCAGCGGCTCTAACGCCTGGGACACGGCGGTCCATGACGCTTCAGAGGAGTACAAGCACAGAAtg CACAACCTTTGCTGTGATAACTGTCACTCACATGTCGCCATGGCGCTGAACCTCATGCGCTACGACAACAGTACCTCGTGGAACATGGTCAACCTGTGTCTGCTCTCCCTCATTAATGCCAAACACGTCAG CTGTGCTGCCTTTCTAAAGACCTGGCTGCCTTTCCTCATATTGTGCAGCATCATCGCATTCTTGGCTCTGTACATGAACTTGcggtga